Within Vigna unguiculata cultivar IT97K-499-35 chromosome 2, ASM411807v1, whole genome shotgun sequence, the genomic segment aaggTGTCTGTCCagtacaagaaaaaaaaatctcaatggaaattaatattaaaaaattattttataattagtcaatttcaaaattttagaccaatttaatttttcatcttttgaaatatatgaatttaattatttttaattaaattttgttaagtttatttcacatgcatattttataataatatttaacttaatattaaaataaaaatgtgtcaaataatataaataactcaaatataattCTGAAATACGtacaaaacatttaataaatctaacaaaatttgattaaaaaaactaaatttacgtatttatCTATTGatccaaaatatcaaaatagattaactttaaaatttagtgagagttaagaaattaaaaacttatttaactcaaaaatcaattaatttcacttttttctaaaatatttttttactttttatttcattGAGCAATAGTTTGGATTTCAATTTATTAGTTTCAAAAATTGAACTGTACTATTGATCCTGTAATATTTTACAATTAAGTAATTCTGGATGGCTGATATAACCATTATCTGATTTCTAAGGGAAGATGCAGGAGtgtttgtaattaataattatattaatgatttatttCAATGAGTTATTGGtatatgtaattaataaattttaatatttattataattgaatatacaataaataaattataaatttttaattggaaaatattaaatatgttattaattttttaaaggaaCTGACATTAAGAACATAAATAGATCTAAACTGTAACTGATACAAATAAATTACATCAACCAGTTCCTTTATTTAGAATTCCGGGGAAGTGCAATTTAGTGTTTGTTATCCCTAAAAGAAATAGTAATACTGGTTatataggaagaaaaaaaaagataattgcatgtctaattactttaaattatgttattttagtttttaattttaaaacatagtttacagataaaataaaaatttgaaatatttacttATAAAACATAGTTtccaattagtttttttttttttcaagattagTGCATATCCATCCATGTCTCTAAAGTTAGTTCGGTTCAATCACTTCATCGAAGACCGGATCAGACGAacgatttttaattttttaatctgttgtGCTTGTAACACGGTTGTAACAAAACCAATATTGGTGGATCACTATACCATAGACACGTACGGCTATAGAAGCTTCTAAGATATAGGATTCAAATCTATATATTAAAGTATGGATGAGGTTAATAGGTGTCcttagaatatttaaaatattagtgaaggataattaataagtattaaattttataaagattctTAGTTAATTTTGATAACTAATAAgtatttttgttcataattttattatatttaaagaatacaaatatttttaaatgttatacgattatatttaatattttatttgatatttatccataaaaattaaaaaaaatcaaataattatattttaatattgttaaaaattaaaaaataattaaattaatataaaaacctAAAAGTAgtgataaatttttaaagataaaaaaaaattccttttaCTCTAATTTGATAATCTTTTATAACATCTATGTTAACTCAACAAATCTTTGTATtagaaaaacaaacaatatttcaatatctgaaattattaattataaatacataaatttagtataaaaaaaattaattatttaaacttttagtaaaaatcttaaaaatttcaaattgcttattttgtatcttaaaaatttgaagaacaattttataaaatttgttatgtatatttatattattttaattagtggACTTAATTGTTTTAGCtttgaatgtaaaaaaaataaaattaatatacattaattattctttaactagtgtcttaagacaccataaattattatgaattaattaaattaaaaactaatatttatttactctaatttatctataaattaatttagacaAATATAATAACTTAAAAGTATTATCACTTAATATAAAAATGGATTTAATTcatctatttaatatttaaaaaatgaaaaattgcgataatatatatatatatatatatatattatatatatataattataatagaaatttatacaataaatttttaagttcgtgagtatttaagaaaattatacatatatatatatatatatatatatatatatatattatcaataaaatgatagttaatttttttgttattagaaAAAGTTGATACACCTATATATGTTGTATGAATATTGATGTTAAGTATAGTATACATGGGCATTCATGAGGCATGACTGAACTTCATTTATAGTGGATCGGTCactaataaaattgaaattattattatccgCAATGAAGATAAAATTCACTTAATTTCACAAATCTCaatattcaaacttaattatCTTCTGAAATATCAGTAATAGAAAcatcattaattaaataaatggtAAGCAATGGCATCATTAAACATAGAGTTATTAGAACCTGTAATCTGATCCGGCTTCACTCAATTCATCACGAGTTGATGTCAATCCAATCCGACTCATTATTAGCAAGTCAAAAAAATCCGAACTCagtaaacgggttggctcatgaactaatttaattacaaaaaaatacaagttttttttttttcaatcaaaagtaaattctaattctaattaaaatctaaataaacttcaatataatccaaatataaatcaaaatcacaaaaatacaaattatctatgtgttgacTAATGAAAAAAACCTAACCTCACCCAAATGCAAagcccaacttaacaaaaaataattgtatgaccctttatttgcgggttagttagccaacccggctcactacGGATTCAACCCGAGTGAGCCGGATTCTAGGTGatccgggtcaaaaatcaacccatattgaaatttgtaaaaaaatttcaacccaacccgaatCCGTGACGAGCCGGGTTGACTCGCGAGTTCTaatccattttgacaactctaattaaaaaaaaaaagttatttattttgtttatttatatttaaaataaatgtatagtttttatgAAACAGAAAGAACAATTAATTGTTCCCATTCTCCAATAAAAAAGCATTTAAATTAGTACGGTTAATGTCAGTTATACAAAATAAGAAGGAAGTGGAGCAAGTGACCCTGAAAATGGTTATGATTAGTAAAAATGATAGTTAAGTAGAGTAAATGAATTAATGAGGTATTAGGCATAGGAAATAAGAGAAGTGGAAAATTACTGAAAATAGAAGTTTTGTTAAGATGGTGCGGTTGAAGATAAAAGAGTAATTGTTGGGAGTGGCCGTTAAGTCCTATTTCTGCGCCTATTCTATTTAAGCGCTCAGTTTTTCACTCATTCTTTTCGCCACgcaaatttgttttctttgttcGTTTCTGATTTTTCTTCTGCACTGGCTTCCATCAATCGGTATTCAATCATCGATGAGCCGATGAGACTGAAACATGAAGAATCATCGTCACCCATCAAATTCCACACGTCAAGGAATCAATGCAGTACCAGCATTTTTGGcatctctttctctttcattttctcCTTATGGTGCCTCCTCTTCTACATCAAGCTTCGCCTCGTTCATGGCACTGGAGGTAAAGGTCCACCCTTTTTCTCATCCTTATGCAACCATCGTATTTGATCTTCCTACGTTGCATGcccatcaatatttttttacgaGACATCAACATAATATGTTCTTCTTGGATGTTTTCTGTTGGAATTTCATTCatggtgtttttgttttttgttattgttgatgttgttgtgCAATTACATATCTGGAATAATGATGATCATGTGCATGCGTACATATTCATGTGTGGCTCGCTGATCTTGCATGTGTTTTCACAATTGCAGCTATGTTAGAGTTAAATGAATCAGGTAGCTCCAACAATGTTAGTCAGAAACTTACAAAGCCCTTGTACTCACTTCCTGAAACAACTAGTATAGAACAAGTGTTTTTGCACGTTTTAGGAAATGGTAGTAATTTGGTGTGCAAAGTGCATCCTCCGCAAGAGGAAAATAAGCTGCAAGAAATATCTGATGGGAAACTCCAACCCCATTATGATGAATTCCAGAACATGACAGAAGGACAAGAAAAAACAAAGGGAATGGACTCAGCGCTTGTTAACATAACTCACAGGCTAGAATCTGATGGCTCTGTGTACAACTATGCCTCCGATTCCAAAGGTGCAAAGGTGGTGGCCCATAATAAGGAGGCCAAAGGGGCAACGAATATACTCGGTAAGGACCATGACAAGTACCTGAGAAACCCTTGCTCTGTTGAAGGGAAATTTGTTGTTATTGAGCTTTCAGAAGAGACCCTTGTTGATTCTGTGAAGATCGCGAACTTTGAGCATTATTCTTCCAACTTCAAGGAGTTTGAATTGGCTGGAAGTTTGAGTTATCCAACTGAAGAATGGAGCATTCTGGGAAAATTTGTTGCTGCCAATGTCAAGCATGCACAGGTCTTTAAACTGTCTGAGCCCAAGTGGGTGAGGTATTTGAAGTTGACCTTGCTGAGTCATTATGGATCTGAGTTTTACTGCACACTGAGTGTTGTAGAAGTTTATGGGATCAATGCAATAGAGCGAATGCTTAAGGATCTTATTGTGGCTTCTGTGGGATCTATTCCTGATAAGCCACCTGTGGATACTAACAGCGACACCCCTTCTCTGAAATCAGAAGATGgtcaaaatgataaaaatggaaagaaagTTGATACTAAGAATGATACCGTGGCTGCTGAGGTATCAAGCAATGATACCACTCGAGAATATGATGCAGAAGCGGCAAAAATGACAACGACCGCAAAATTGAATACAGATCCTGTATTAGAACTTAGACAACAGCTGAATGGTAGGGTGGCTGGTGACACTGTTCTGAAGATTTTGATGAAGAAAGTGAGGTCAGTAGAGGTTAACTTATCAGCCCTTGAGGATTACCTCAAAGAATTGAACAGAAGACAAGGAGCTA encodes:
- the LOC114171302 gene encoding SUN domain-containing protein 5 — encoded protein: MRLKHEESSSPIKFHTSRNQCSTSIFGISFSFIFSLWCLLFYIKLRLVHGTGAMLELNESGSSNNVSQKLTKPLYSLPETTSIEQVFLHVLGNGSNLVCKVHPPQEENKLQEISDGKLQPHYDEFQNMTEGQEKTKGMDSALVNITHRLESDGSVYNYASDSKGAKVVAHNKEAKGATNILGKDHDKYLRNPCSVEGKFVVIELSEETLVDSVKIANFEHYSSNFKEFELAGSLSYPTEEWSILGKFVAANVKHAQVFKLSEPKWVRYLKLTLLSHYGSEFYCTLSVVEVYGINAIERMLKDLIVASVGSIPDKPPVDTNSDTPSLKSEDGQNDKNGKKVDTKNDTVAAEVSSNDTTREYDAEAAKMTTTAKLNTDPVLELRQQLNGRVAGDTVLKILMKKVRSVEVNLSALEDYLKELNRRQGAKIPDLEKQLSRLSESLGQSKSQIRDLWHWNTNLEKGISEVESWKDAVSSQLNELARENSMLRSDVRKIASNQANMETKELAVFATSLVFVCLAVLKIVSIHMLTFSASYNANKVLQTIRGWVTLFVCCSITIFIILFHS